Proteins encoded by one window of Kineosporia sp. NBRC 101731:
- the fliF gene encoding flagellar basal-body MS-ring/collar protein FliF: MSPQFNAKAVTTRARTFANGFTAGQRAVVIIGVIALLMAAFALSKYLSQPNWTPLYGGLSGEDANAITEQLNTDGVPYQLADSGTAILVPQEQVYSERIKLAAAGLAGAANGSSGEGWSLLDDQGITATEFQQSVAYQRALSGELGKTLEAMNGVDKAVVQLAIPEESVFAEETRKPTASVLLKLKPGTELADGQVQSITQLVGGSVANLSPDDVTVTDQNGELLSGSGSGAGSAANDASQTDNQTATFESRMNKSVENVLNAVVGPNNARVQVNATLNFDTQKTTSKTYTQSDPAPPPLSEAEVNEKYSGTGAAAGGTLGQTLPTPLNAGGGTGDYNRIQSTVNNAVNQSVAEIKAAPGKVERMTVAVVLNSKTAGAMNTNTASQLVTNALGLDPARGDSVQVSVLPFDTTAADAASKALEAQASAERTAGYLGLAKQTGLTLLVLVVVLIFLRRRKKRRIEEEEARIEATASDLPDGMLLSPQALAHNQQLALAQEADLSRDRMREEVSAMVDNQPDDVAAMLQGWLAERK; this comes from the coding sequence TTGAGTCCTCAGTTCAATGCCAAGGCAGTCACCACGCGGGCCCGCACGTTCGCCAACGGTTTCACCGCCGGACAGCGCGCCGTCGTGATCATCGGTGTCATCGCCTTGCTGATGGCCGCTTTTGCCCTCAGCAAGTACCTCTCCCAGCCGAACTGGACGCCGCTGTACGGCGGCCTCTCCGGCGAGGACGCCAACGCGATCACGGAACAGCTGAACACCGACGGGGTGCCCTACCAGCTCGCCGACTCGGGAACCGCGATCCTGGTACCCCAGGAACAGGTCTACTCCGAGCGCATCAAGCTGGCCGCGGCCGGCCTCGCCGGGGCGGCGAACGGCAGCAGCGGCGAGGGCTGGTCGCTGCTCGACGACCAGGGCATCACCGCCACCGAGTTCCAGCAGAGCGTTGCCTACCAGCGAGCCCTCTCGGGGGAGCTGGGCAAGACCCTGGAGGCGATGAACGGGGTGGACAAGGCGGTCGTGCAGCTCGCCATCCCCGAGGAGAGCGTGTTCGCCGAGGAAACCCGCAAGCCCACCGCCTCGGTGCTGCTGAAGCTGAAACCCGGCACGGAGCTCGCCGACGGCCAGGTGCAGTCGATCACCCAGCTGGTCGGCGGGTCGGTGGCGAACCTGAGCCCCGACGACGTGACGGTCACCGACCAGAACGGGGAGCTGCTCTCGGGTTCCGGTTCCGGTGCCGGGTCGGCAGCCAACGATGCCAGCCAGACCGACAATCAGACAGCAACTTTCGAGAGCCGGATGAACAAGTCGGTGGAGAACGTGCTGAACGCGGTGGTCGGTCCGAACAACGCCAGGGTCCAGGTCAACGCCACCCTCAACTTCGACACCCAGAAAACCACCAGCAAGACCTACACCCAGTCCGATCCAGCGCCCCCTCCGCTCAGCGAGGCCGAGGTGAACGAGAAGTACAGCGGTACCGGCGCGGCCGCCGGCGGCACGCTCGGGCAGACCTTGCCGACGCCGCTCAACGCCGGTGGCGGCACCGGGGACTACAACCGGATCCAGTCGACCGTGAACAACGCGGTGAACCAGAGCGTGGCCGAGATCAAGGCGGCCCCGGGGAAGGTCGAACGGATGACTGTCGCGGTCGTGCTCAACAGCAAGACGGCAGGGGCCATGAACACCAATACCGCTTCGCAACTCGTCACCAATGCCCTCGGTCTGGACCCCGCCCGCGGCGACAGCGTGCAGGTGAGTGTGCTGCCGTTCGACACCACGGCGGCCGATGCGGCGTCAAAGGCCCTGGAGGCTCAGGCCAGCGCCGAGCGCACGGCCGGCTACCTGGGTCTGGCCAAGCAGACCGGCCTGACCCTGCTGGTGCTCGTCGTGGTGCTCATCTTCCTGCGCCGTCGCAAGAAGCGGCGGATCGAGGAGGAAGAGGCCCGGATCGAGGCCACCGCCTCCGACCTGCCCGACGGGATGCTGCTGTCACCGCAGGCCCTCGCCCACAACCAGCAGCTCGCCCTGGCCCAGGAGGCCGACCTGTCTCGCGACCGGATGCGCGAAGAGGTATCCGCCATGGTCGACAACCAGCCCGACGACGTCGCCGCGATGCTCCAGGGCTGGCTGGCAGAACGGAAGTAG
- a CDS encoding flagellar hook-basal body complex protein FliE, protein MSVMPVAAVGVTDPGAMISGADLYSQMAAGLGTADVGSIENISVPGVGTSAITEAASARSESFGNALGKGLQSVENLDITAQNKAIGAATGDLNDVHDYVIAAVEAQTAVELTTTLRNKALESFQQIMGMQL, encoded by the coding sequence ATGAGCGTCATGCCTGTCGCCGCGGTCGGCGTGACCGACCCCGGTGCCATGATCTCCGGCGCCGATCTCTACAGCCAGATGGCCGCGGGGCTCGGCACCGCCGACGTCGGCAGCATCGAGAACATCTCGGTGCCCGGGGTCGGCACCTCCGCGATCACCGAGGCCGCGTCGGCCCGCAGCGAATCGTTCGGCAATGCGCTGGGCAAGGGTCTGCAGAGCGTCGAGAACCTTGACATCACGGCCCAGAACAAGGCGATCGGGGCCGCCACCGGCGATCTCAACGACGTGCACGACTACGTGATCGCCGCTGTCGAGGCCCAGACCGCCGTCGAGCTGACGACGACCCTGCGCAACAAGGCGCTTGAGTCGTTCCAGCAGATCATGGGGATGCAGCTTTGA
- a CDS encoding FliH/SctL family protein has protein sequence MSRTTETPVLTAEQVRTSVRPANLDRPLTRTTIEPHYSDPRLEEMIRTASLAAREEAQAQGYLAGWAQGRQAAAEDTARIRATQQKENQRIRAEVADQVTELLEMLGKAVQEAGQAALPEWNEVADVLIEGSLKLAAAALGRELQTVDDAVGQTVRAALRHVAASDETVVHLHPDDAAMLGDNGPEGVTIVPDITLSPGSVAVLTPAQRLRQDLPAALAAAEEVMRA, from the coding sequence TTGTCCAGAACCACCGAGACGCCGGTGCTCACGGCGGAACAGGTCCGGACGTCGGTACGGCCGGCGAACCTGGACCGGCCGCTGACCCGCACCACGATCGAACCGCATTACAGCGACCCACGTCTGGAGGAAATGATTCGCACCGCCAGCCTGGCGGCGCGCGAGGAGGCCCAGGCACAGGGATATCTGGCCGGCTGGGCCCAGGGGCGACAGGCCGCGGCGGAGGACACCGCCCGGATCCGGGCGACGCAACAGAAGGAGAATCAGCGGATCCGGGCCGAGGTTGCCGATCAGGTGACCGAGCTGCTCGAGATGCTGGGCAAGGCCGTGCAGGAGGCCGGTCAGGCCGCTCTGCCGGAGTGGAACGAGGTGGCGGACGTGCTCATCGAGGGTTCGCTGAAGCTCGCCGCCGCCGCGTTGGGGAGAGAACTGCAAACGGTGGACGATGCGGTCGGGCAGACCGTGCGGGCCGCCCTGCGGCACGTGGCGGCCTCCGACGAGACCGTGGTGCACCTGCATCCCGACGACGCGGCCATGCTCGGTGACAACGGCCCGGAGGGTGTGACGATCGTTCCCGACATCACCCTCTCCCCCGGCAGCGTCGCCGTGCTCACGCCCGCACAACGCCTGCGTCAGGACCTCCCGGCGGCGCTGGCCGCCGCCGAGGAGGTGATGCGCGCATGA
- the fliG gene encoding flagellar motor switch protein FliG, with translation MSLATSNKPLTGLRKAAIFLVQLGQEKAARIMGLLPEDIVEELTGEIVRLKEVTTLDAESVLSEAHDNLAAQSGSRGGMDLARQLLAQSLGSDRAEEIMERLGASLAEMPFEGIRRADARQLLSFLADEHPQTIALVLAHLAPQQSAVVLSGLAQSLQAQVAYRIASMEPASPDVIRLVERELERRMTTVLGPQEMSSVGGVEPLVAIINRADRSTERMILEGLETVDQELAETVRAQMFIFEDILTLDDKAIQLVLRNVESGDLALALKGVSPMVKEKITRNLSTRAAENLIEEIDMLGAVRIKQVEEAQAKVVQEIRALEQTGQILIQRSDEEAMVE, from the coding sequence ATGTCACTCGCAACCTCGAACAAGCCCCTCACCGGGCTGCGTAAGGCCGCCATCTTCCTGGTGCAGCTGGGCCAGGAGAAGGCCGCCCGGATCATGGGGTTGCTCCCCGAGGACATCGTCGAGGAGCTCACCGGGGAGATCGTCCGCCTCAAAGAGGTCACCACGCTCGACGCCGAGTCGGTGCTGTCCGAGGCCCACGACAACCTGGCGGCCCAGTCCGGGTCGCGCGGCGGTATGGACCTCGCCCGGCAGTTGCTGGCACAGAGCCTCGGCAGTGACCGGGCCGAGGAGATCATGGAGCGTCTCGGCGCTTCCCTGGCCGAGATGCCGTTCGAGGGCATCCGCCGGGCCGACGCCCGGCAGTTGCTCTCGTTCCTCGCCGACGAGCACCCGCAGACCATCGCGCTGGTGCTCGCCCACCTGGCCCCGCAGCAGTCCGCCGTGGTGCTGTCGGGCCTGGCCCAGAGCCTGCAGGCCCAGGTGGCCTACCGGATCGCCTCGATGGAACCCGCCAGCCCGGACGTGATCCGTCTGGTCGAGAGGGAACTCGAGCGCCGGATGACCACGGTGCTGGGCCCGCAGGAGATGTCGTCGGTGGGTGGTGTCGAGCCGCTCGTCGCGATCATCAACCGCGCCGACCGGTCGACCGAGCGGATGATCCTCGAGGGCCTGGAGACCGTCGACCAGGAACTCGCCGAGACCGTGCGCGCCCAGATGTTCATCTTCGAGGACATTCTCACGCTCGACGACAAGGCGATCCAGCTGGTGCTGCGCAACGTCGAGAGTGGCGATCTGGCACTCGCACTCAAGGGTGTCAGCCCGATGGTCAAGGAGAAGATCACCCGCAACCTGTCCACCCGCGCCGCCGAGAACCTCATCGAGGAGATCGACATGCTCGGTGCCGTCCGGATCAAGCAGGTCGAGGAGGCCCAGGCGAAGGTGGTCCAGGAGATCCGGGCCCTGGAGCAGACCGGTCAGATCCTCATCCAGCGCAGCGACGAAGAGGCGATGGTGGAGTGA
- the flgC gene encoding flagellar basal body rod protein FlgC: MFESLDISGSGMYVHQNWLDAVSDNIANVNTVRPSNEDAFQARYVIAQSVENGGVGSGVRVAGVELGDAQGQLVFDPEHPYADAQGYVRRPDIDLGDQMTEMVMAQRGYQANTANLDRVRAAYQAAIQMGRG; encoded by the coding sequence ATGTTTGAATCTCTCGACATTTCCGGCAGTGGTATGTATGTCCACCAGAACTGGCTGGACGCCGTGTCGGACAACATCGCGAACGTGAACACGGTGCGTCCGAGCAATGAAGATGCCTTCCAGGCCCGCTACGTGATCGCCCAGTCGGTCGAGAACGGTGGGGTGGGCTCGGGCGTGCGGGTCGCCGGCGTGGAGCTCGGCGACGCCCAGGGTCAGCTGGTCTTTGACCCCGAACATCCCTACGCCGACGCCCAGGGCTACGTGCGGCGGCCGGACATCGACCTGGGTGACCAGATGACCGAGATGGTCATGGCACAACGCGGTTACCAGGCGAACACCGCCAATCTCGACCGGGTGCGGGCCGCCTACCAGGCCGCGATCCAGATGGGACGTGGCTGA